A DNA window from Hordeum vulgare subsp. vulgare chromosome 1H, MorexV3_pseudomolecules_assembly, whole genome shotgun sequence contains the following coding sequences:
- the LOC123397623 gene encoding uncharacterized protein LOC123397623 codes for MASYRFLVQQPTGGFKGCEFYHILRAGNEATDTLAKMGSTRQSIPAGVSLEHLHKPSITPSPESESIFIPRTVCSHSTACPTGTPAAVPQPTPFDGPGAAAPLQGSLPPDSGAAAVRQPSAAPNPEDPIAVAVLTVATTPSWGQPILDFLEGGTLPTDEVEAERIQRHAGAYTIINNELVKRSVSGVFQRCVEAEKGYEILLDIHQGECGHNVASRSLVAKAFRHGFYWTTALKEAKTLVNKCNGCQRFKARNHQSAATLQTILLTWPFAVWGLDCKIRSAMAPPPPGPADTSDRPI; via the exons ATGGCTAGCTACCGTTTTCTGGTTCAGCAGCCGACCGGAGGCTTCAAGGGTTGTGAGTTCTATCACATCCTCCGAGCCGGCAACGAGGCGACCGACACATTGGCAAAAATGGGCTCCACCCGACAGTCCATTCCAGCCGGCGTGTCCCTAGAACACCTGCACAAGCCCTCCATCACACCTTCTCCAGAGTCGGAGTCCATCTTCATCCCC CGCACCGTCTGCAGCCACTCAACCGCCTGCCCCACCGGCACACCGGCTGCAGTTCCCCAGCCGACGCCTTTTGATGGCCCgggggctgccgcccccctccaGGGGTCCCTCCCGCCCGACTCAGGGGCTGCAGCAGTCCGCCAGCCGTCTGCTGCCCCCAACCCAGAAGATCCAATAGCAGTGGCGGTGCTCACCGTGGCTACGACACCGTCCTGGGGACAACCCATCCTTGACTTCCTTGAGGGCGGCACCCTGCCGACTGACGAGGTCGAAGCCGAACGAATCCAAAGACATGCCGGAGCATACACTATCATCAACAATGAGCTCGTCAAGCGCAGTGTGTCTGGAGTCTTCCAGCGCTGCGTTGAGGCAGAGAAGGGCTACGAGATCCTCCTCGACATCCATCAGGGCGAGTGTGGCCACAACGTTGCTTCTCgctccctggtggccaaggcgttccgccatgggtTCTACTGGACAACCGCCCTCAAAGAGGCCAAGACGCTGGTCAACAAGTGCAACGGCTGCCAGCGCTTCAAAGCGCGTAACCACCAGTCGGCTGCAACCCTGCAGACCATCCTCCTCACATGGCCGTTCGCCGTCTGGGGTctagact